A stretch of Besnoitia besnoiti strain Bb-Ger1 chromosome III, whole genome shotgun sequence DNA encodes these proteins:
- a CDS encoding hypothetical protein (encoded by transcript BESB_049540), which yields MDITELGDLSLNVEASKVSSAFARVLESLRSLTEKQELLSKEVFSLAERVAAGEETRKVHSTTLEANTRSTDQLRDHFKEIDGLKLKEQTKKIQVHEEQFQKTLALLEQCDLKLKEQDAKIAQVAIEARQSSTAAGKAVENFSAVNSSMVKCQERVAELLEESVTCANRCNKVEEDQKTLQDAVASKYDKLWHEVVTALEQMNSAELGHFQEAISRRSQQSEQRVQQLISYAIGLATRAARDRRETDVKKAVISRWKERAWIGARQRMACRSLSRLLRLHLRRHFTGFQRSLAWENQVERLKTEFRSSLPDVEAVVQGAVNSRIEKLETRVGTEATMVKQIKVEVERLSVKTGELQTATDTLGERSVDICRTIEKVHHEIKEALDREAEREDRLHNAEELVSDIAAKMSQVAKQDEMQGIMKDVLLIWTAVKQLDTAKADKRELDAFANEATTRDQHSNVCGKLGDVEATVHDVNTRSKTLNYMLGIMMRFLEDVVRKIASIDTSTTQTTCHTNRVIRTGGGWIPPRISCPGASRPVSPSRRPRVSPCGWPAVNSVSQAVGQALDGEPGEMKNSISANGDSEAAQRGAAGLGDLPTPKTSFENMNAILLPDSRNSDQPTELDQARPWKEEEVGAERARTMPSPNRRLRSCLEDDYAKNPAVRAFTDWVEQVRVVFDAQARQAAAAGMSAEPLKYGIYPLF from the exons ATGGATATCACGGAGCTGGGAGATCTCTCTCTGAATGTTGAAGCTTCAAAAGTTAGTTCAGCGTTCGCTAGGGTTCTTGAGTCTCTAAGGAGTTTGACGGAGAAGCAGGAACTCCTTTCCAAGGAGGTGTTCTCTCTGGCAGaacgcgtcgctgcgggcgaggaaACGCGAAAAGTACATTCAACCACGCTTGAAGCGAACACACGGAGCACCGATCAGCTTAGGGACCACTTCAAGGAAATAGATGGGCTCAAACTCAAGGAGCAAACGAAGAAAATTCAAGTCCACGAAGAGCAATTTCAGAAAACGCTTGCCCTCTTGGAACAATGCGACTTGAAG CTCAAGGAGCAAGATGCAAAGATCGCGCAAGTGGCCATCGAGGCCAGGCAGTCTTCCACTGCCGCTGGCAAAGCAGTCGAAAACTTTTCAGCAGTCAACTCGAGCATGGTTAAGTGTCAGGAGAGAGTGGCCGAGCTCCTTGAAGAGTCTGTCACATGTGCGAATCGTTGTAATAAG GTTGAAGAAGATCAGAAGACCCTGCAGGACGCAGTGGCTTCCAAGTACGACAAGCTGTGGCATGAGGTTGTGACGGCATTGGAACAGATGAACTCGGCAGAACTGGGCCATTTTCAAGAAGCCATCAGCAGGCGATCTCAGCAGTCAGAGCAGCGTGTCCAACAGCTCATTTCCTATGCCATCGgactggcgacgcgcgctgcaAGAGACCGGAGAGAAACTGACGTCAAGAAAGCGGTAATCTCCCGGTGGAAGGAACGGGCTTGGATCGGAGCACGACAAAGGATGGCGTGCAGGAGTTTGAGTCGCCTGCTACGACTGCATCTAAGGCGACACTTCACCGGTTTCCAGCGAAGCCTTGCCTGGGAAAACCAAGTGGAAAGGCTGAAAACTGAGTTTCGTAGCAGCCTGCCTGACGTGGAGGCAGTCGTGCAGGGGGCGGTTAATTCTCGAATCGAGAAACTAGAAACTCGCGTTGGTACCGAAGCAACTATGGTAAAACAGATCAAGGTGGAAGTCGAGCGGCTCTCTGTAAAGACAGGCGAGCTCCAG ACCGCTACGGACACCCTTGGAGAACGGTCCGTTGACATTTGCCGGACGATAGAGAAG GTGCATCACGAAATCAAAGAGGCGCTGGAcagggaggcagagagggaggaccGCCTGCATAATGCTGAAGAACTTGTGAGCGACATTGCAGCGAAAATGTCGCAGGTCGCTAAACAAG ACGAGATGCAGGGCATCATGAAGGACGTGCTGCTCATCTGGACGGCTGTCAAGCAGCTAGATACGGCGAAGGCCGATAAACGAGAGCTTGACGCCTTTGCAAAcgaagcgacgacgagagacCAG CATTCTAACGTATGCGGCAAACTGGGCGATGTGGAGGCGACAGTTCACGATGTCAATACAAGGAGCAAGACTCTGAACTACATGCTAGGGATTATGATGAGATTCTTGGAAGATGTGGTCCGGAAGATTGCTTCGATCGATACATCCACTACCCAG ACAACTTGCCACACAAACAGGGTTATTAGGACGGGCGGAGGATGGATACCGCCACGCATCAGCTGCCCTGGCGCTTCTCGGCCTGTTTCGCCGTCGAGGCGACCACGGGTGTCTCCTTGCGGTTGGCCTGCTGTGAACTCCGTCTCCCAAGCGGTTGGCCAGGCTTTGGATGGGGAGCCTGGCGAAATGAAAAACAGCATTTCAGCGAATGGTGACTCGGAGGCCGCACAACGGGGCGCCGCGGGTTTAGGCGATCTTCCCACTCCAAAAACGAGCTTTGAAAATATGAACGCTATACTTCTACCGGACAGCAGGAACAGTGATCAACCGACGGAGTTGGATCAAGCACGGCCATGGAAAGAGGAAGAGGTAGGAGCCGAGCGAGCCAGAACGATGCCGAGTCCAAATCGTAGGCTGAGAAGCTGCCTGGAAGACGACTATGCCAA GAACCCCGCTGTCCGCGCCTTCACAGACTGGGTGGAACAAGTGCGCGTCGTCTTTGACGCACAAGCGAGGcaagccgctgctgccggcatGTCTGCCG AGCCCCTGAAATACGGGATTTACCCACTTTTTTAG